A stretch of the Leptospira stimsonii genome encodes the following:
- a CDS encoding long-chain fatty acid--CoA ligase — MKSTMMNYQLTVPAILRRAIDVHPEKQIVTKMNDESIHRYTYSDFYTRVTKLIDALRKAGIRPGDRIATFGMNHYRHLEVYFAAPSMGAVLHTLNVRLFPEQLVYIVNDAEDSIIFVDKSLSKILSELLPQFKKRPQFILMDDLEAMDAAELPGSIDYETFLKNGDENGVELPEIEENEAAGMCYTSGTTGNPKGVVYSHRSIYLHTMSICMSDSLGVCEKETVLPVVPMFHANAWGIPFACVFTGAMLVLPGKHLLGHGLASLLEEEKVSIAAGVPTIWNVLYQHLKKNSYDLSRLHTMVVGGSAAPQSMIEGFKNDFGIHILHAWGMTEMSPVGTVCRLKTTMNNFRETEKLHILSKQGPAVAGVEVKVIDDQGNRIPKDGKTPGELVVRGPWITASYYGNPSQESFTEDGWFRTGDVVTIDEHSYIQITDRKKDLIKTRGEWISSVEMESQVLKSPGVLEAAVVAKPDSVRGEVPVVFVVAKEGESIDKKSILEVLKVHFANWQLPNHEDIRQIETIPKTSVGKFDKKVLRTRL; from the coding sequence GTGAAATCAACGATGATGAATTATCAACTTACCGTTCCCGCGATCTTAAGAAGAGCGATCGACGTTCATCCGGAAAAACAGATCGTAACGAAGATGAACGACGAATCGATCCATCGATATACGTATTCGGATTTTTATACTCGAGTGACGAAGTTGATCGACGCTCTGCGAAAGGCCGGAATCCGACCCGGAGATAGAATCGCAACTTTTGGGATGAATCATTATCGACATTTAGAAGTCTACTTCGCGGCGCCTTCGATGGGAGCGGTCTTACATACGTTAAACGTAAGATTGTTTCCGGAACAATTGGTCTATATCGTAAACGATGCGGAAGATTCCATCATCTTTGTGGACAAGAGTTTGAGTAAGATTCTTTCGGAGCTCCTTCCGCAGTTTAAGAAAAGGCCCCAGTTTATCCTCATGGATGATTTGGAGGCGATGGACGCGGCCGAACTTCCGGGTTCGATCGATTACGAAACGTTCTTAAAGAACGGGGATGAGAACGGGGTCGAATTACCGGAGATAGAAGAGAACGAGGCGGCGGGAATGTGTTACACTTCCGGGACGACTGGAAATCCAAAGGGAGTCGTTTACAGCCATCGGTCGATCTATCTTCATACGATGTCGATCTGTATGTCCGATAGTCTGGGAGTTTGCGAGAAGGAAACCGTTCTTCCCGTCGTTCCGATGTTTCACGCAAACGCTTGGGGTATACCGTTTGCGTGTGTTTTTACCGGCGCGATGCTCGTCCTTCCGGGAAAACATCTCTTAGGACACGGGCTGGCATCCTTATTGGAAGAGGAGAAAGTGAGCATCGCGGCGGGTGTTCCGACGATCTGGAACGTGCTCTATCAACATCTCAAAAAGAATTCATACGATTTGAGTCGATTGCATACGATGGTGGTCGGAGGTTCGGCGGCGCCGCAGTCGATGATAGAAGGATTTAAGAATGATTTTGGAATCCATATTCTTCACGCATGGGGAATGACGGAGATGTCTCCGGTAGGAACCGTTTGTAGACTGAAAACGACGATGAACAATTTTAGAGAAACAGAAAAATTGCATATACTTTCCAAACAAGGACCTGCGGTGGCGGGTGTGGAAGTAAAAGTAATCGACGATCAAGGAAACCGGATTCCGAAAGACGGAAAAACTCCGGGAGAGCTCGTAGTGAGAGGACCTTGGATCACGGCATCTTATTATGGAAATCCGAGCCAAGAATCGTTTACGGAGGATGGATGGTTCCGGACCGGAGACGTGGTCACGATCGATGAACATTCTTACATACAGATTACGGATCGAAAAAAGGATCTGATCAAAACAAGAGGAGAATGGATCTCGAGTGTCGAAATGGAGAGCCAGGTTTTAAAATCTCCTGGAGTGTTGGAAGCCGCTGTAGTTGCCAAGCCGGATTCGGTTCGCGGAGAAGTTCCGGTCGTATTCGTGGTCGCGAAAGAGGGAGAATCCATCGATAAAAAAAGTATATTAGAAGTATTGAAAGTCCATTTTGCAAATTGGCAACTTCCGAATCACGAAGACATACGTCAGATCGAAACCATCCCGAAGACAAGCGTGGGAAAATTCGACAAAAAAGTATTGAGAACCAGGCTTTAA
- the rsfS gene encoding ribosome silencing factor — protein sequence MNSAPKQTPTTKEILQIIHDIMVDKKCEEISILNLETVNSYLSYFVICTVNSAVQANAVAREVRKTLKEFKLAHKEADKTGTSATSGWTLLDFGEIIIHIMTPEKREYYNLDRLWRDAKRMEL from the coding sequence ATGAATTCCGCTCCAAAACAAACACCCACAACCAAAGAAATTCTTCAGATCATCCACGACATCATGGTGGATAAAAAATGCGAAGAAATCAGCATTCTGAATTTAGAGACCGTAAACAGTTATCTTAGTTATTTCGTGATCTGCACCGTAAACTCCGCCGTCCAGGCGAACGCGGTCGCGAGAGAAGTCAGAAAAACATTAAAAGAATTTAAATTAGCTCACAAAGAAGCAGACAAGACCGGAACTTCAGCGACCTCCGGTTGGACCCTTCTCGACTTCGGCGAAATCATCATTCATATCATGACTCCCGAAAAAAGAGAATACTACAATCTGGACAGACTCTGGCGAGACGCCAAGAGAATGGAACTCTAA
- a CDS encoding DUF1564 domain-containing protein, with protein MGYLTFKQNEEITSRLQENRMETVTVLIPERTLKRWGEKNARALPKKIPQLLRTYGKYLTATKRLGKKAGKTLYQPSPGSGKMKRMNVRLSTGSWIFLGTLAQAHGVSRCYLFNYLLWLEELGVGDSIVQTVNAGAPTFHRYYSYILDLDLLENQVTRRLQTEPASIFFVLDYRDWFPD; from the coding sequence ATGGGCTACTTAACTTTCAAACAAAACGAAGAAATTACATCCAGGCTCCAGGAAAATAGAATGGAAACCGTAACGGTTCTGATTCCGGAACGTACGTTGAAACGGTGGGGAGAGAAAAACGCAAGGGCGCTTCCCAAAAAAATTCCACAACTGTTGAGGACGTATGGGAAATATTTAACCGCGACGAAACGTCTTGGAAAAAAGGCCGGAAAGACTTTGTATCAGCCGAGTCCTGGAAGTGGAAAGATGAAGCGAATGAATGTCCGCTTAAGTACGGGAAGTTGGATCTTTTTAGGGACACTGGCGCAAGCCCACGGTGTTTCCAGGTGTTATCTTTTTAATTATCTGCTTTGGTTGGAAGAATTGGGAGTCGGAGATTCTATTGTGCAAACCGTGAATGCGGGAGCTCCCACTTTTCACAGATATTACAGTTATATTCTCGATCTAGATTTATTAGAAAATCAGGTAACAAGACGGCTTCAAACCGAACCCGCTTCCATTTTTTTCGTCTTAGATTATCGAGATTGGTTTCCGGACTAA
- a CDS encoding LCP family protein has protein sequence MEQNNRLTVSFSGLKWNRGIDLESKEPSKKTSGWLLYIAAGILLFSALIFLISKFNRTGLEEKIAAGKPIYFLFHAVGDSEEYEFGLLATLFPSNNRCALYFIHPITSFDDPDDSLDLLKSGAKSSVKSAVTDLIGTKPHYTISLSASNWIRIVDLLGGLSIYMDNRTVRNSSEYNRQDGVYTMSGQDVYDYAVTMDKKENLDYLDRISREESIVLTLYETLTQRKDFLTTPLLIFAHSLVETDLSKEDFISLVKFVNSRRIQFGISELPGEPLNDPKTKKTYLKTDIARARVAFRKFSKDMNSDVFADAEFGRTEVLNGTEVAGLAKDVRSILSDKRIKVLAADNAWKKGFPKTVVIDRSGNTAIMDRISTVLEKAEVHHVLRKDQGLDATVVVGSDYEPRK, from the coding sequence ATCGAGCAAAATAACCGTTTGACAGTCAGCTTTTCCGGTTTGAAATGGAATCGAGGCATAGATTTGGAGTCAAAAGAACCTTCTAAAAAAACGTCGGGTTGGTTGCTTTATATCGCGGCTGGCATTCTCTTATTTTCCGCACTCATCTTTCTGATTAGCAAATTCAATCGAACCGGTTTGGAAGAAAAAATCGCCGCCGGAAAACCGATTTACTTTCTCTTTCATGCCGTCGGTGATTCCGAAGAATACGAATTCGGACTTTTGGCGACTTTGTTTCCTTCGAACAATCGTTGCGCCCTTTACTTCATTCATCCGATCACTTCTTTCGACGATCCGGATGATTCTCTCGACCTTCTCAAATCCGGAGCGAAGTCCTCCGTAAAAAGTGCGGTCACCGATCTCATCGGAACCAAACCTCATTATACGATCAGTCTCTCCGCTTCGAATTGGATTCGAATCGTGGATCTCCTCGGCGGCTTGAGCATTTATATGGACAATAGAACCGTCCGAAATTCTTCCGAATACAATCGCCAGGACGGTGTTTATACCATGTCCGGTCAAGACGTCTACGACTACGCGGTCACGATGGACAAAAAGGAGAATCTCGATTATCTAGACCGTATCAGTCGGGAAGAAAGTATCGTCCTAACGCTCTACGAAACCCTCACTCAAAGAAAGGATTTTCTCACAACTCCTCTTCTGATCTTCGCTCATAGCCTTGTGGAAACCGATCTTTCCAAAGAAGATTTTATCAGTCTTGTGAAGTTTGTTAACTCAAGAAGAATTCAATTCGGCATCTCCGAACTTCCGGGTGAACCTCTGAACGATCCGAAAACGAAAAAGACGTATCTCAAAACCGATATCGCAAGGGCCAGAGTCGCCTTTCGGAAGTTTTCAAAAGACATGAACTCCGACGTCTTTGCGGACGCGGAATTCGGTAGAACCGAAGTTTTGAACGGAACCGAAGTCGCTGGACTTGCAAAAGACGTTCGGAGCATTCTTTCCGATAAAAGAATCAAGGTCTTAGCCGCGGACAACGCGTGGAAAAAAGGGTTTCCTAAGACCGTTGTGATAGACCGCTCGGGCAACACGGCGATCATGGATAGAATCTCTACCGTTTTGGAAAAAGCGGAAGTGCACCACGTATTGAGAAAGGATCAGGGTCTGGACGCAACCGTTGTCGTAGGCTCGGATTACGAACCGAGAAAATAA